Proteins encoded in a region of the Quercus lobata isolate SW786 chromosome 8, ValleyOak3.0 Primary Assembly, whole genome shotgun sequence genome:
- the LOC115957364 gene encoding proteasome activator subunit 4-like isoform X3, with translation MPRWGNILVRVLNKYRKKLSLKVQWRPLYDTLVNTHFTRDTGPEGWRLRQRHFEAITSLVRSCRRFFPPGSAFEIWSEFRSLLENPWHNSSFEGSGFVRLFLPTNLDNQDFFTNDWIKSCIDLWDSMPNCQFWNSQWAALVARVVKNCNSIEWECFLPTLFARYLNMFEVPVANGSGSYPFSVDVPRNTRFLFSNKTVTPAKAIAKAIVYLLRPGSLMQDQFEKLVNLLEQYYHPSNGGRWTYSLERFLFHLVIQFEKRLQHEQQNTENSRQPELLLGRSERTYFVNVVLKLIERGQYSKNEHLSETVAAATSVLSYVEPSLVLPFVASRFHMALETMTATHQLKIAVMSVAFVGRSLFLTSQSTSVESVESGDEFTDLLMVSLSNVLLGMDANDPPKTLATMQLIGSIFSNLAYLDDNIDESSFLPMIRFSEWLDEFLCRLFSLLLHLEPSSVMNEGLHSSATSGTFLVEDGPYYYCMLEILLGRLSKSLYTQALKKVCKFVKTNILPGAIAEVGLLCCACVHSNPEEAVTHLIEPILSSVISSLEGVPVTGFGGRGTSKSSVSIKAKPTLSPALETSIDYQLKTLSVAISYGGPALLRYKDQFKEAIVSAFDSPSWKVNGAGDHLLRSLLGSLILYYPIDQYKCIFRHPVASELEEWISTKDYSNNELPIGPKWHIPSDEEVNFANELLDLHFKVALDDLFTMCQTKIHSDSGDEKEHLKVTLLRIDSSLQGVLSCLPDFRPTSSNVVVEDPDHTSFLIAGATGSSVGSTQLREKAAEVIHASCKYLLEEKSDDSILLILIIRIMDALANYGSLEYDEWSNHRQAWKLESAAIVEPPINFIVSSHSKGKRRPRWALIDKAYMHNTWRSSQSSYHLLRTSAKFIPSDHLNLLMDNLLNLSLHSYETVRLLAGKSLLKLIKRWPSMISKCVLSLAENLKDPNAPENVVLGSCAVLASQSVLKHLTTDPKAFSSFIIGILSSSHHESLKAQKAINELFVKYNIYFAGVSRSIFRTSNNDMDGQVFGDLVSQIISMSFDSTGLHWRYNLMANRVLLLLAMASRNDPNVSSTILSETAGHFLKNLKSQLPQTRILAISALNTLLKESPYKLSAGKQSGSSGSNDLQESTKSSLEGVLTKIFQEEGFFDETLNSLSHVHIITDTESASSRGHGNSSFQSFADKSITRFYFDFSASWPRTPSWISLLGSDTFYSNFARIFKRLIQECGMPVLLALRSTLEEFANAKERSKQCVAAEALAGVLHSDVDGLLGAWDSWLMAQLQNIILAQSVESIPEWAACIRYAVTGKGKYGTKVPLLRQKILDCLANPLPSTATTTIVAKRYAFLSAVLIEISPQKMPAAEMRLHNELLEELLGNMCHSSAQVREAIGVNLSVLCSNIRLYASSDHDFSHEGRNSDIDNRLKDGGWVQFLIKRASEVVINIQSSSQSDHLEIPIDSKLQDVHLNGDSQDDVKWMETLFHFIISSLKSGRSSYLLDVIVGLLYPVISLQETSNKDLSTLAKAAFELLKWRIFWEPHLQEAVSVILSSANDSNWRTRSATLTYLRTFMYRHTFILSSVEKQQIWSTVEKLLIDNQVEVREHAAAVLAGLMKGGDEDLARDFRDRACLKANNLQRKRKQRNLSSGHSIASIHGAVLALTASVLSAPYDIPSWLPEHVTLLARFAGEPTPVKSTVTKAVAEFRRTHADTWNVQKNSFTEEQLEVLADTSSSSSYFA, from the exons GTTCCTGTGGCAAATGGAAGTGGATCATATCCTTTTTCTGTGGATGTTCCCCGAAACACAAGGTTCTTGTTCTCCAATAAAACAGTCACCCCAGCAAAGGCCATCGCAAAAGCAATT GTGTATCTATTAAGACCTGGTAGTTTGATGCAAGATCAGTTTGAGAAATTGGTCAACCTCTTGGAACA ATATTACCATCCCTCCAATGGTGGTCGTTGGACTTATTCATTGGAGCGATTTTTGTTCCATTTGGTAATACAATTTGAGAAACGCCTACAGCATGAGCAACA GAACACAGAAAACAGTAGACAGCCCGAACTGCTTCTTGGAAGATCAGAAAGGACATATTTCGTCAATGTGGTGCTGAAGTTAATTGAACGTGGTCAATATAGCAAGAATGAGCATTTATCCGAGACAGTTGCTGCAGCAACTTCTGTTTTGTCTTATGTGGAGCCCTCTTTGGTTCTTCCTTTTGTGGCATCTCGATTCCATATGGCCTTAGAGACG ATGACTGCCACCCACCAGCTGAAAATTGCTGTAATGTCAGTAGCGTTTGTTGGGCGTTCACTATTTCTCACCTCCCAATCAACTTCAGTAGAATCAGTTGAAAGTGGTGATGAGTTCACTGATCTTTTGATGGTTTCATTGTCCAATGTATTACTTGGAATGGATGCCAATGATCCTCCTAAAACCTTGGCAACCATGCAACTAATTGGCTCCATTTTTTCCAAT TTGGCTTATTTGGATGATAACATAGACGAGTCATCATTCCTGCCTATGATTCGTTTTTCTGAATGGCTTGATGAATTCTTATGTCGCCTATTTTCCTTGCTTCTGCACTTGGAACCCAGCAGTGTTAT GAATGAAGGCCTACATTCATCTGCAACATCAGGAACTTTTCTCGTTGAGGATGGTCCTTACTACTATTGCATGCTTGAAATCTTGCTTGGGAGACTTTCAAAATCCCTGTATACTCAG GctttaaaaaaagtttgtaagtTTGTGAAGACAAATATCCTTCCGGGGGCAATTGCTGAGGTTGGACTGCTTTGTTGTGCATGTGTGCATTCAAACCCAGAAGAGGCAGTTACTCACCTTATTGAGCCCATTTTGTCCTCTGTTATCTCCTCTTTAGAAGGAGTGCCAGTTACAGGATTTGGAGGAAGAGGAACTTCTAAGTCCTCTGTTTCAATAAAG GCAAAACCCACTCTTTCTCCTGCTCTTGAAACATCAATTGATTATCAATTGAAAACACTATCAGTTGCCATCAGTTATGGGGGTCCTGCTCTTCTCCGTTacaaggatcagtttaaggaaGCTATTGTTTCTGCTTTTGATTCTCCATCTTGGAAG GTCAATGGTGCTGGTGATCATCTTCTCCGTTCCCTCCTTGGTAGCCTGATTCTTTATTATCCTATTGATCAGTACAA GTGCATCTTCCGTCACCCTGTGGCTTCTGAACTAGAGGAATGGATCAGCACAAAAGATTATTCCAATAATGAACTGCCAATAGGCCCTAAGTGGCATATTCCTAGTGACGAAGAAGTTAATTTTGCAAACGAACTCTTGGATCTTCATTTTAAAGTGGCTTTGGATGATCTTTTTACAATGTGCCAAACTAAAATCCATTCAGATTCAG GAGATGAGAAAGAGCACTTGAAAGTGACTCTTTTGCGGATTGATTCATCATTGCAAGGTGTTTTGTCTTGCTTGCCTGATTTCAGGCCGACCTCCAGCAATGTAGTGGTTGAAGATCCAGATCATACTTCTTTCTTAATAGCTGGAGCAACAGGTTCAAGTGTTGGCAGCACTCAACTGCGGGAAAAAGCTGCTGAGGTTATTCATGCCTCATGCAA ATACTTGTTAGAGGAAAAATCTGATGACAGCATTTTATTGATACTCATTATTCGTATTATGGATGCATTAGCAAACTATG GAAGTTTGGAATATGATGAGTGGTCAAATCACAGGCAGGCTTGGAAGTTGGAATCTGCTGCCATAGTTGAACCTCCGATTAATTTTATTGTGTCATCTCATTCTAAGGGAAAGAGAAG GCCAAGGTGGGCACTCATTGATAAGGCATATATGCACAATACATGGAGATCCTCACAGTCATCCTATCATCTATTACGTACAAGTGCAAAGTTCATTCCATCAGATCATCTGAATCTCTTGATGGACAATCTTCTAAATCTATCTTTGCATAGTTATGAAACTGTTCGCTT ACTTGCTGGCAAATCTCTACTGAAGCTGATCAAGAGATGGCCGTCTATGATTTCAAAGTGTGTTCTCTCTCTTGCTGAGAATTTAAAAGACCCAAATGCACCAGAAAATGTGGTTCTAGGTTCTTGTGCAGTCCTTGCCTCACAATCGGTTCTCAAGCATTTGACGACG GATCCAAAAGCGTTTTCTTCCTTTATCATTGGGATTCTTTCCAG CTCCCATCATGAGTCACTGAAAGCCCAGAAAGCAATCAATGAG TTATTTGTCAAATACAACATCTACTTTGCTGGAGTGTCTAGAAGCATTTTCAGGACATCAAACAATGACATGGATGGACAAGTTTTTGGAGATTTGGTTTCTCAAATTATTTCTATGAGTTTTGATTCCACTGGCTTGCATTGGCG gtaTAATCTCATGGCTAATAGAGTTCTGCTCCTGTTGGCTATGGCATCTCGGAATGACCCAAATGTCTCTTCAACGATCTTGAGTGAAACTGCTG GTCACttcttgaagaatttgaaaagtcaactTCCTCAGACTAGAATACTTGCAATATCGGCTCTAAATACACTGTTAAAGGAATCCCCTTATAAACTTTCGGCTGGGAAACAGTCTGGCTCTTCTGGTTCCAATGACTTACAAGAAAGTACAAAATCATCACTGGAAGgagttttaactaaaatttttcagGAAGAGGGCTTTTTTGATGAGACTTTGAATAGTCTTTCCCATGTTCACATAATCACTGATACAGAGAGCGCATCTTCCAGAGGACATGGAAATTCATCTTTTCAGAGCTTTGCAGACAAATCAATCACCcgtttttattttgacttttctgCTTCATGGCCACGTACCCCTAGCTGGATTTCTTTATTAGGAAGTGATACCTTCTACTCAAATTTTGCCCGGATTTTTAAACGGTTAATACAAGAATGTGGCATGCCAGTTTTGTTGGCTCTTAGAAGCACCTTGGAGGAGTTTGCAAATGCCAAGGAGAGGTCTAAGCAATGTGTTGCCGCTGAAGCATTGGCTGGGGTGTTGCATTCTGATGTCGATGGTCTTTTAGGAGCATGGGACAGTTGGTTGATGGCCCAGTTGCAGAATATTATTTTAGCGCAATCAGTGGAATCAATACCTGAGTGGGCAGCTTGTATACGTTATGCAGTTACTGGAAAGGGAAAGTATGGAACAAAAGTTCCTCTTCTGAGGCAAAAAATCTTAGATTGTTTGGCAAATCCTTTACCTTCGACTGCAACTACCACTATAGTAGCTAAGCGCTATGCTTTTCTATCAGCTGTACTTATAGAAATATCCCCACAGAAAATGCCGGCAGCTGAGATGCGGCTGCATAATGAACTTTTGGAGGAGCTGCTTGGTAATATGTGCCATTCATCTGCCCAA GTAAGAGAAGCTATAGGTGTTAACCTTTCTGTATTGTGCTCTAACATTCGGCTTTATGCGTCTTCGGATCATGATTTTTCACATGAAGGGAGAAATAGTGATATTGATAACAGACTTAAAGATGGAGGTTGGGTTCAGTTCCTAATAAAACGAGCATCTGAAGTGGTAATAAATATTCAGAGTAGCAGCCAATCTGACCATTTGGAGATCCCAATAGATTCAAAACTTCAAGATGTACATTTGAATGGAGATTCACAAGATGATGTCAAATGGATGGAAACG CTATTCCATTTTATCATCTCGTCTTTGAAGTCTGGAAGATCTTCATATTTGCTGGATGTAATTGTGGGGCTTCTTTATCCTGTAATTTCCTTGCAG GAAACATCAAATAAAGATTTGTCAACGTTGGCCAAGGCTGCTTTTGAACTGCTAAAATGGAGGATTTTCTGGGAACCTCATCTCCAGGAGGCTGTATCTGTGATTCTTTCTTCAGCCAATGATTCTAACTGGCGGACTAGATCTGCTACACTGACATATCTGCGAACCTTTATGTATAG GCACACTTTCATTCTCTCAAGTGTGGAGAAACAACAAATCTGGAGCACTGTGGAGAAGCTACTTATAGATAACCAAGTGGAG GTAAGAGAGCATGCTGCAGCAGTTTTGGCAGGCCTAATGAAGGGCGGGGATGAAGATCTAGCAAGAGATTTTCGTGATAGAGCTTGCTTGAAGGCAAATAATCTTCAAAGGAAGAGAAAGCAGAG AAATCTAAGTTCTGGTCACTCCATTGCCTCTATACATGGTGCTGTCCTTGCTTTGACTGCTTCTGTGTTATCAGCGCCATATGACATACCCAG TTGGTTACCTGAGCATGTTACATTACTGGCTCGTTTTGCCGGGGAGCCAACGCCTGTAAAATCTACAGTTACAAAAGCAGTTGCAGAGTTCCGGCGGACCCATGCAGATACATGGAATGTTCAGAAAAATTCATTTACTGAAGAGCAACTTGAG GTTCTGGCTGATACATCCTCTTCATCTTCATATTTTGCTTGA
- the LOC115957364 gene encoding proteasome activator subunit 4-like isoform X4 has translation MPRDTGPEGWRLRQRHFEAITSLVRSCRRFFPPGSAFEIWSEFRSLLENPWHNSSFEGSGFVRLFLPTNLDNQDFFTNDWIKSCIDLWDSMPNCQFWNSQWAALVARVVKNCNSIEWECFLPTLFARYLNMFEVPVANGSGSYPFSVDVPRNTRFLFSNKTVTPAKAIAKAIVYLLRPGSLMQDQFEKLVNLLEQYYHPSNGGRWTYSLERFLFHLVIQFEKRLQHEQQNTENSRQPELLLGRSERTYFVNVVLKLIERGQYSKNEHLSETVAAATSVLSYVEPSLVLPFVASRFHMALETMTATHQLKIAVMSVAFVGRSLFLTSQSTSVESVESGDEFTDLLMVSLSNVLLGMDANDPPKTLATMQLIGSIFSNLAYLDDNIDESSFLPMIRFSEWLDEFLCRLFSLLLHLEPSSVMNEGLHSSATSGTFLVEDGPYYYCMLEILLGRLSKSLYTQALKKVCKFVKTNILPGAIAEVGLLCCACVHSNPEEAVTHLIEPILSSVISSLEGVPVTGFGGRGTSKSSVSIKAKPTLSPALETSIDYQLKTLSVAISYGGPALLRYKDQFKEAIVSAFDSPSWKVNGAGDHLLRSLLGSLILYYPIDQYKCIFRHPVASELEEWISTKDYSNNELPIGPKWHIPSDEEVNFANELLDLHFKVALDDLFTMCQTKIHSDSGDEKEHLKVTLLRIDSSLQGVLSCLPDFRPTSSNVVVEDPDHTSFLIAGATGSSVGSTQLREKAAEVIHASCKYLLEEKSDDSILLILIIRIMDALANYGSLEYDEWSNHRQAWKLESAAIVEPPINFIVSSHSKGKRRPRWALIDKAYMHNTWRSSQSSYHLLRTSAKFIPSDHLNLLMDNLLNLSLHSYETVRLLAGKSLLKLIKRWPSMISKCVLSLAENLKDPNAPENVVLGSCAVLASQSVLKHLTTDPKAFSSFIIGILSSSHHESLKAQKAINELFVKYNIYFAGVSRSIFRTSNNDMDGQVFGDLVSQIISMSFDSTGLHWRYNLMANRVLLLLAMASRNDPNVSSTILSETAGHFLKNLKSQLPQTRILAISALNTLLKESPYKLSAGKQSGSSGSNDLQESTKSSLEGVLTKIFQEEGFFDETLNSLSHVHIITDTESASSRGHGNSSFQSFADKSITRFYFDFSASWPRTPSWISLLGSDTFYSNFARIFKRLIQECGMPVLLALRSTLEEFANAKERSKQCVAAEALAGVLHSDVDGLLGAWDSWLMAQLQNIILAQSVESIPEWAACIRYAVTGKGKYGTKVPLLRQKILDCLANPLPSTATTTIVAKRYAFLSAVLIEISPQKMPAAEMRLHNELLEELLGNMCHSSAQVREAIGVNLSVLCSNIRLYASSDHDFSHEGRNSDIDNRLKDGGWVQFLIKRASEVVINIQSSSQSDHLEIPIDSKLQDVHLNGDSQDDVKWMETLFHFIISSLKSGRSSYLLDVIVGLLYPVISLQETSNKDLSTLAKAAFELLKWRIFWEPHLQEAVSVILSSANDSNWRTRSATLTYLRTFMYRHTFILSSVEKQQIWSTVEKLLIDNQVEVREHAAAVLAGLMKGGDEDLARDFRDRACLKANNLQRKRKQRNLSSGHSIASIHGAVLALTASVLSAPYDIPSWLPEHVTLLARFAGEPTPVKSTVTKAVAEFRRTHADTWNVQKNSFTEEQLEVLADTSSSSSYFA, from the exons GTTCCTGTGGCAAATGGAAGTGGATCATATCCTTTTTCTGTGGATGTTCCCCGAAACACAAGGTTCTTGTTCTCCAATAAAACAGTCACCCCAGCAAAGGCCATCGCAAAAGCAATT GTGTATCTATTAAGACCTGGTAGTTTGATGCAAGATCAGTTTGAGAAATTGGTCAACCTCTTGGAACA ATATTACCATCCCTCCAATGGTGGTCGTTGGACTTATTCATTGGAGCGATTTTTGTTCCATTTGGTAATACAATTTGAGAAACGCCTACAGCATGAGCAACA GAACACAGAAAACAGTAGACAGCCCGAACTGCTTCTTGGAAGATCAGAAAGGACATATTTCGTCAATGTGGTGCTGAAGTTAATTGAACGTGGTCAATATAGCAAGAATGAGCATTTATCCGAGACAGTTGCTGCAGCAACTTCTGTTTTGTCTTATGTGGAGCCCTCTTTGGTTCTTCCTTTTGTGGCATCTCGATTCCATATGGCCTTAGAGACG ATGACTGCCACCCACCAGCTGAAAATTGCTGTAATGTCAGTAGCGTTTGTTGGGCGTTCACTATTTCTCACCTCCCAATCAACTTCAGTAGAATCAGTTGAAAGTGGTGATGAGTTCACTGATCTTTTGATGGTTTCATTGTCCAATGTATTACTTGGAATGGATGCCAATGATCCTCCTAAAACCTTGGCAACCATGCAACTAATTGGCTCCATTTTTTCCAAT TTGGCTTATTTGGATGATAACATAGACGAGTCATCATTCCTGCCTATGATTCGTTTTTCTGAATGGCTTGATGAATTCTTATGTCGCCTATTTTCCTTGCTTCTGCACTTGGAACCCAGCAGTGTTAT GAATGAAGGCCTACATTCATCTGCAACATCAGGAACTTTTCTCGTTGAGGATGGTCCTTACTACTATTGCATGCTTGAAATCTTGCTTGGGAGACTTTCAAAATCCCTGTATACTCAG GctttaaaaaaagtttgtaagtTTGTGAAGACAAATATCCTTCCGGGGGCAATTGCTGAGGTTGGACTGCTTTGTTGTGCATGTGTGCATTCAAACCCAGAAGAGGCAGTTACTCACCTTATTGAGCCCATTTTGTCCTCTGTTATCTCCTCTTTAGAAGGAGTGCCAGTTACAGGATTTGGAGGAAGAGGAACTTCTAAGTCCTCTGTTTCAATAAAG GCAAAACCCACTCTTTCTCCTGCTCTTGAAACATCAATTGATTATCAATTGAAAACACTATCAGTTGCCATCAGTTATGGGGGTCCTGCTCTTCTCCGTTacaaggatcagtttaaggaaGCTATTGTTTCTGCTTTTGATTCTCCATCTTGGAAG GTCAATGGTGCTGGTGATCATCTTCTCCGTTCCCTCCTTGGTAGCCTGATTCTTTATTATCCTATTGATCAGTACAA GTGCATCTTCCGTCACCCTGTGGCTTCTGAACTAGAGGAATGGATCAGCACAAAAGATTATTCCAATAATGAACTGCCAATAGGCCCTAAGTGGCATATTCCTAGTGACGAAGAAGTTAATTTTGCAAACGAACTCTTGGATCTTCATTTTAAAGTGGCTTTGGATGATCTTTTTACAATGTGCCAAACTAAAATCCATTCAGATTCAG GAGATGAGAAAGAGCACTTGAAAGTGACTCTTTTGCGGATTGATTCATCATTGCAAGGTGTTTTGTCTTGCTTGCCTGATTTCAGGCCGACCTCCAGCAATGTAGTGGTTGAAGATCCAGATCATACTTCTTTCTTAATAGCTGGAGCAACAGGTTCAAGTGTTGGCAGCACTCAACTGCGGGAAAAAGCTGCTGAGGTTATTCATGCCTCATGCAA ATACTTGTTAGAGGAAAAATCTGATGACAGCATTTTATTGATACTCATTATTCGTATTATGGATGCATTAGCAAACTATG GAAGTTTGGAATATGATGAGTGGTCAAATCACAGGCAGGCTTGGAAGTTGGAATCTGCTGCCATAGTTGAACCTCCGATTAATTTTATTGTGTCATCTCATTCTAAGGGAAAGAGAAG GCCAAGGTGGGCACTCATTGATAAGGCATATATGCACAATACATGGAGATCCTCACAGTCATCCTATCATCTATTACGTACAAGTGCAAAGTTCATTCCATCAGATCATCTGAATCTCTTGATGGACAATCTTCTAAATCTATCTTTGCATAGTTATGAAACTGTTCGCTT ACTTGCTGGCAAATCTCTACTGAAGCTGATCAAGAGATGGCCGTCTATGATTTCAAAGTGTGTTCTCTCTCTTGCTGAGAATTTAAAAGACCCAAATGCACCAGAAAATGTGGTTCTAGGTTCTTGTGCAGTCCTTGCCTCACAATCGGTTCTCAAGCATTTGACGACG GATCCAAAAGCGTTTTCTTCCTTTATCATTGGGATTCTTTCCAG CTCCCATCATGAGTCACTGAAAGCCCAGAAAGCAATCAATGAG TTATTTGTCAAATACAACATCTACTTTGCTGGAGTGTCTAGAAGCATTTTCAGGACATCAAACAATGACATGGATGGACAAGTTTTTGGAGATTTGGTTTCTCAAATTATTTCTATGAGTTTTGATTCCACTGGCTTGCATTGGCG gtaTAATCTCATGGCTAATAGAGTTCTGCTCCTGTTGGCTATGGCATCTCGGAATGACCCAAATGTCTCTTCAACGATCTTGAGTGAAACTGCTG GTCACttcttgaagaatttgaaaagtcaactTCCTCAGACTAGAATACTTGCAATATCGGCTCTAAATACACTGTTAAAGGAATCCCCTTATAAACTTTCGGCTGGGAAACAGTCTGGCTCTTCTGGTTCCAATGACTTACAAGAAAGTACAAAATCATCACTGGAAGgagttttaactaaaatttttcagGAAGAGGGCTTTTTTGATGAGACTTTGAATAGTCTTTCCCATGTTCACATAATCACTGATACAGAGAGCGCATCTTCCAGAGGACATGGAAATTCATCTTTTCAGAGCTTTGCAGACAAATCAATCACCcgtttttattttgacttttctgCTTCATGGCCACGTACCCCTAGCTGGATTTCTTTATTAGGAAGTGATACCTTCTACTCAAATTTTGCCCGGATTTTTAAACGGTTAATACAAGAATGTGGCATGCCAGTTTTGTTGGCTCTTAGAAGCACCTTGGAGGAGTTTGCAAATGCCAAGGAGAGGTCTAAGCAATGTGTTGCCGCTGAAGCATTGGCTGGGGTGTTGCATTCTGATGTCGATGGTCTTTTAGGAGCATGGGACAGTTGGTTGATGGCCCAGTTGCAGAATATTATTTTAGCGCAATCAGTGGAATCAATACCTGAGTGGGCAGCTTGTATACGTTATGCAGTTACTGGAAAGGGAAAGTATGGAACAAAAGTTCCTCTTCTGAGGCAAAAAATCTTAGATTGTTTGGCAAATCCTTTACCTTCGACTGCAACTACCACTATAGTAGCTAAGCGCTATGCTTTTCTATCAGCTGTACTTATAGAAATATCCCCACAGAAAATGCCGGCAGCTGAGATGCGGCTGCATAATGAACTTTTGGAGGAGCTGCTTGGTAATATGTGCCATTCATCTGCCCAA GTAAGAGAAGCTATAGGTGTTAACCTTTCTGTATTGTGCTCTAACATTCGGCTTTATGCGTCTTCGGATCATGATTTTTCACATGAAGGGAGAAATAGTGATATTGATAACAGACTTAAAGATGGAGGTTGGGTTCAGTTCCTAATAAAACGAGCATCTGAAGTGGTAATAAATATTCAGAGTAGCAGCCAATCTGACCATTTGGAGATCCCAATAGATTCAAAACTTCAAGATGTACATTTGAATGGAGATTCACAAGATGATGTCAAATGGATGGAAACG CTATTCCATTTTATCATCTCGTCTTTGAAGTCTGGAAGATCTTCATATTTGCTGGATGTAATTGTGGGGCTTCTTTATCCTGTAATTTCCTTGCAG GAAACATCAAATAAAGATTTGTCAACGTTGGCCAAGGCTGCTTTTGAACTGCTAAAATGGAGGATTTTCTGGGAACCTCATCTCCAGGAGGCTGTATCTGTGATTCTTTCTTCAGCCAATGATTCTAACTGGCGGACTAGATCTGCTACACTGACATATCTGCGAACCTTTATGTATAG GCACACTTTCATTCTCTCAAGTGTGGAGAAACAACAAATCTGGAGCACTGTGGAGAAGCTACTTATAGATAACCAAGTGGAG GTAAGAGAGCATGCTGCAGCAGTTTTGGCAGGCCTAATGAAGGGCGGGGATGAAGATCTAGCAAGAGATTTTCGTGATAGAGCTTGCTTGAAGGCAAATAATCTTCAAAGGAAGAGAAAGCAGAG AAATCTAAGTTCTGGTCACTCCATTGCCTCTATACATGGTGCTGTCCTTGCTTTGACTGCTTCTGTGTTATCAGCGCCATATGACATACCCAG TTGGTTACCTGAGCATGTTACATTACTGGCTCGTTTTGCCGGGGAGCCAACGCCTGTAAAATCTACAGTTACAAAAGCAGTTGCAGAGTTCCGGCGGACCCATGCAGATACATGGAATGTTCAGAAAAATTCATTTACTGAAGAGCAACTTGAG GTTCTGGCTGATACATCCTCTTCATCTTCATATTTTGCTTGA
- the LOC115957366 gene encoding transcription factor MYB80-like, with translation MGRIPCCEKDNVKRGQWTPEEDNKLSSYIAQHGTRNWRLIPKNAGLQRCGKSCRLRWTNYLRPDLKHGQFSDAEEQTIVKLHSVVGNRWSLIAAQLPGRTDNDVKNHWNTKLKKKLSGMGIDPVTHKPFSHLMAEIATTLAPPQVAHLAEAALGCFKDEMLHLLTKKRIDFQIQQPNAALGNTTATYINRNQDEKDDTIEKIKLGLSRAIQEPEMLPSNKPWDSTGATSANFAGACSAFPASMPGYQYGPSSFGNDGDRSPWSQSMCTGSTCTAGDQQVQLHEKLEEENGEDSEGGKGIRNGSSIFSSDCVLWDLPSDDLMNPIV, from the exons atgGGTAGGATTCCATGTTGTGAGAAGGACAATGTGAAAAGGGGACAGTGGACTCCTGAAGAAGACAACAAGCTCTCTTCCTACATTGCCCAACACGGCACCCGTAACTGGCGCCTCATCCCCAAGAATGCTG GTCTTCAAAGATGCGGCAAGAGTTGCAGGCTTAGGTGGACTAATTACCTGCGTCCTGATCTTAAGCATGGCCAGTTCTCTGATGCAGAAGAGCAAACTATAGTGAAGCTTCATTCTGTTGTTGGTAACAG ATGGTCACTAATTGCAGCTCAGCTGCCTGGCCGCACagacaatgatgttaaaaatcACTGGAACACCAAACTGAAAAAGAAGCTGTCAGGCATGGGAATTGATCCTGTGACCCACAAGCCCTTCTCCCACCTAATGGCTGAAATTGCAACCACACTGGCACCCCCACAGGTGGCTCACCTTGCAGAAGCAGCCCTTGGCTGCTTCAAAGATGAAATGCTCCATCTCCTTACTAAGAAGCGCATTGACTTCCAGATCCAACAACCCAATGCAGCACTAGGGAACACCACTGCCACTTATATTAACCGTAATCAAGATGAAAAAGATGATACCATTGAGAAGATCAAGCTTGGCCTATCAAGGGCCATCCAAGAACCTGAGATGCTACCATCAAACAAGCCATGGGACAGTACTGGAGCGACATCTGCGAATTTCGCAGGGGCCTGCAGTGCTTTCCCTGCATCTATGCCTGGATATCAGTATGGCCCGTCATCTTTTGGCAATGACGGGGACAGATCACCATGGAGCCAGAGTATGTGTACAGGAAGCACATGCACAGCAGGGGACCAGCAAGTTCAGTTGCATGAAAAACTTGAGGAAGAAAATGGGGAGGATTCTGAGGGTGGGAAAGGAATCAGAAATGGATCCAGCATTTTCAGTTCAGACTGTGTCTTATGGGATTTGCCATCTGATGATCTAATGAACCCAATAGTTTAA